The following is a genomic window from Actinomycetota bacterium.
TGGCGGGAGACGAAGCGGACGTTCCGTCGTGGACGGTGAACGTGAAGGAGTCGGAGCCGGCGTAGTCGGTCGCCGGCGTGTATGTCACGGTCGCCTTATCGGTGTTCGGGGACCCGTTGGTGCATGCCTGGTTGGCGATCGCCCCGAGCGAGCCATGCGACGGCGCCGAGGCGACGGAGAAGATCAGATCGCACGTGTCCGCGTCGTTGCCGTTGAGCGTGACCTGAACCGGCGTGTCCTCGGTGGTGCTCGCGGAGCCCGCGACGGCGTTCGGGGATGCTCCCGGCGTCCCCCCACCGATCCGGTTCCACCAATAGCTGTCCCCGTCCGAGGCGAGCACCACCAGACCGCTCGTCGCGTCGGTGTTCTGTTTCGTCGAGGTCGCGTCGTTGATCGTCTCCCCGTTGGGTCCCTGGATGAACGGCGTGGCGGTCGACGGGAAGCCGATCGCGTCGACCCCGGTCACCTTGTAGAAGATCCCTACCGCCGCGGCGCCTTCACCCTTGGTCATGAAGATGTAGATCTTTCGCTGGGTCGGATCGACGTTCAATACGGCGATCGGCCGGGTGTCGCCCTCGGCGAACGTCGCCACATTGTGGGAGGCCCACGAGCCGCCGGGCGATCGGACGAGCAGCTTGATGAGGATCTGCGCGCCCTTCTTGACCTCGGTCTTGGCGGCCGCGTAGACGCGCCCCTCGAACGTCTTGAGGTTGAAATGGTCCTCGGCCTGGTTGGAGCCACTCAGTGCAGTCTCGACCGTCCAGCTCGAGTCGGCGTCGCCGTCCCGATGGACGGCGAAGTAGTCGGCGTCCGTGGACTGGTTGGACCACATCACCCCGATCGCGGGACCGATGTTATCGGTGAAGGAGATGATGGTAGATATGTCGTCGTCGAGGACCCCGCTCGCCCCGGGCACAGGGATGACGAACGGCGCGCCCCAGGACGTGTCGAGCCCCCCCTGAGAGCGTTTGACGTAGATGTTCAGATCTTGTTCGTACGTGACCCAGAGCGTGCCAAGGGAGTCGCGGGCGATCGTCAGCGTCTCTGGCTTCGTGATCCCCAGATCCGCCGGGAATCCGCTATCGAGCGTGTAGGTCGTTCCGGTCCAGGTGAAGCGGCGCAGCAGGTTCGAAGACCCGGCAGACCGGGACGTGACGTACAGCTTGGACCCCGTCCACAGCACGTCCTCTTTCGTCGCCGCCCGGCCGTCGACAACTACGTTCGTATTCACCCAGCCGCCGTCGTCCAGACGCCAGATCGTGTGCGCGCCGTTGTTCGGGGGGCTCAGCATCACGGCCCACCACTTGCCGGCGTTGAACCACAGCTTCGACTCCGGCTTCTGACCGGTGATGGCTCCTGCGCTGGTCTCGGCGTCGAACCCGGCGTAGGAATGCGCCTTGAAACCGACCTGGGTCGCCGCGCTCGCCGCCGGACCGAAGCCCAGCAAAGCGACCGCGACGACCGTGAGCGTAGAGACCCTGGCACGCCAAATCATCGTTGAGACGAGCCTAGTGGCGGCGCGCGCCGCCAGAATCGCTCCTGCAGGTGAAACCGCCTACGCCTTTTGTCGGACGGGCGCTTTGGCATCAGGGCTGACCTGGAATTATCGGCAGAAAACGGGCGCCTGGAAGCTTCTATGGCGGCGGCAGTTCGCGACATCACACGGCGGGCGCGGCGGGTGGTCACGTCAGCCGTCGGCGAACGTGCGGCTGGAAGTGACACGGGATGTCGCCTGTCGCCGCAGGAACGCTAGGCCGGTGGCTGAAGGGGTCTGATCTGGGTTCGGTGTCTCAGGGGCGGCGGGCGCAGCGGTGCCCCGAGCCGGTGGGCGCGGCGGGACTTGAACCTGCGACCTCCTGCGTGTCGAGCAGGCGCTCTAACCAGGCTGAGCTACGCGCCCCAGTTGGGAGCCGGATAATACCAGCCTCGTGAGACAGGCAGGTCATCCCCGGGTTGTCTCGTGGTACGAGAGCACCTCCACGACCGGCGTCCCGGTGCTCCCGCTTGGAAAGATGACGGTCGCGCTCTCGTCGTCGCCCTTCGAGATCGACAGCAGCTCAATCTCGCGTGTCTCTTCCCCGAGCGTGATCTCGATCACGACGTTCTCGGCCGTTTCGCCGCCGACGTTCCGGATGGTCAGCTCGTAGACCTCACCGCCGCTCGCCACCTGGCCGGTCGCACGAATCGAGGCCCGCAGGTCGGCCTCGCGTTTGCTGCCGGAAACCCTGGCAACGACGAGCCCGAGCACGATCGACGACACGGCCGCGAGCGAAACGACGAGAACGACCGTCTCGAACGGGCTTCGCGACCGGCGGGCGCCTCGCTTCGCCGCGCTCATACGAGCATCCGTCCGAGCGCCGCGCCGAGCGAGGCCGGGAACGCCAGCACGACGACCGCGGCAAGCGCGGGGCCGTTGATCCCGTCGATGCGGCCGAAAGTCCACAACATCCCGGCCGCCAACACGAACGCGACGAGGTACGCGAGGAGCGTCTCGGTTGAAGGATGCTGCGTCGCGCCCGCGTGTCCCCGGCGGTTGTGCCGGCCGCCGAACTCCGCCTCGAAGACGATGAGATACGGCAACAGCAGGGACATGCCGACGAGCAGCGCCAGCCGCACCCAGCCGAGTTCCTGCGCCAGCCGTACCGGCTCCTCGGTCGGAGCGATGTTGAGCGCCAAGACGACGGCGCCTCCGGCAGCGGCGAGCAGATCGCCCTGTCCCCCACTCATCCGCTCCGAGCCCTCCTCACCGCCTTGAGGCGCCAGTGCGTTCCCGATCGCGAAGCCGATGCCGATCGGGATCGTCGTGAGCGCGAGCACGCCGAAGACGTTCGCGGCCGGCATGTCGAAATGGATGCGCGCCAGCAGGAACAGCAGCACCAACGCGATGAGGACCGACAGGCCTTGCCCGACGACCGCATCCTCGAAAGGACGCTGCGTCCGGCCCGAGCGGAACCCGACGTAGTACGAGAGCGCCACGCTCAAGCCAAAGCCGGTAACGAAGAGCGCCAGGATCACGCTTGGGTCCAACGTCTTTCCGTGATCCCAGACTTCCTGGGTATAGAGCAGCGGTACGCCGAGCAGCGCGCCCCCGGCGACGCCGCGCATGAGATCTTGAGGCGTCGTTCCTCGGGTTGCCTTGGCAGCCATCCGGATGAGATTGCCCTGCTGGATACGCCGTCAAACGGACCCTTTGGAGGCGGCGCCCGGAATTGAACCGGGGTGGAGGGATTTGCATTCCACCGCTCCCGGTCGCGTCCGGTTGCTTTCCGCTGCTTAGGGAGGGTGAGCGTCCGAGTCCCTCTTGTCGCAGAAGGTCCCGTCGCTGGCGTTTTTTGCCACCAGTTTGCCGCCAGGCGGCTCGTCACTCCGATCCACGTCGCCGTAGCTACCGCTTCGTCAGCTCCCTCAGCCGCTTTGCCAGTTCCACCGACGCATCGATCTCCGCCTTGCGGATCGAGACGCTTTCCACGTTTACGCCGACCGGGACCCCCTTGGCGCGAGCGTAGTCCCAGATCTCCGCGAATAGCTCCTCGCAGAGCTTCATGGAGGTAGCGAGCGGGTCCGGCGCATGGCGGAGCTCGTTCTCGAGCCACCGCGGGAAAGCAATGCCGAGCCACTTCATGAACTCGAGGGTCTTCTCCGAGCCGCAGGGCGCGAACGTCAGGATGATGGAAACCGGAGCATCGCGGAGGGCGAGCGAGTAGTCGGAGATGAGCGACTTCGTCGAGGTCACGTCGTACACGGATTGCGTCACGAAGAACCGGCATCCCATCTCGGTCTTTGCAAGGATCCGCTCGTGCTCGTCGAACCGGTGCGTGTGCCGCTCGGCGATCGCAATTCCGCCGAGGACGAGGTCGGGGGCGTGCTTCTTCACGAGCGCGTAGGCGTCGGACAGAGGGAGGCTGAGATCGGCGCGCCGGGTGGGTGCGCCGACGAGCACGGAGATATCGGGCCGCCCGTCACCGGTCAGCCATTCGACAAAGCTGTCGGGCGTGTCCCGGTTCACACGCCGGTAGACGATCTTCGCCGGGCGAAGACGGCCGAGGTGCTCGTTCGCATAAGCATCGGGAAGAACGACGGGGAGGAAGGGGAAAGGGCGAGGCTCCGGCGTTCGATCGGACTCATCGCCGATGTCGTAGACGATGACGCCGTCGAGGTCCATACGCTCGATGCGTTCGGCCTGATGCGCGGCGATCGCTCTCAGCTCGTCAGTCGGGGTGGCGAGCTTCGGCGGAACGAGGCCGTAGAGACAGATCCCCGGCGCCCGGGCTTCGATCTTTTCGAGGAATGCCGCGTTCACGACGTCAGTCTATTGAGGCGCTCGATCGACCTCGCAAGGTTCGCCTTGCCCTGCGTTCGAAACGCTCGCGGAAGTGATCGGTCGTGTAGATCGTCGGGCGCGCGGGAGCCGCCGCCGTCGCCAAGCGGCTCGGACACGCCCGGCCGAGCTTCACGCAGGACCGGTACATCAAGCGGGCCCACGGTGCCGACGCGGACGTTGCGGCGGCGCTGGAGAACTCGTTCGCGGGTTTGCCACTTGGTTTGCCATCTGCAGCCGACACTGCCTGATCAAGACGAAAGCACCAACGCGAAACGCCCTGCGTGTGCAGGGCGTTTCCGTTGAGGCGGCGCCCGGAATTGAACCGGGGTGGAGGGATTTGCAGTCCCGTCCGGAGCCTGACGCCCACTTCCGGATGGTGTCGTCCATCGCCGCTGACCTGCGGCTCCGAACGAGCGTTCTGCCGCGCGCTGACGCCCGGTGACGACCGCTGACGGATAGGATGTTTCGCAGATGTTTGCAGATCGGTCGTCTCCGGATGACTTCGATGCGCGGTTCATGGAGTGGCGCGATTGGCTCGAAGATGGCCCGATCTACAAAGACGTCGTGAACGGCATCTTGGTCATTCGGCAAGTTTGGAACGGTTACAGGCACGTACTGAAAAGCGCACCTCC
Proteins encoded in this region:
- a CDS encoding cadherin-like domain-containing protein, with product MIWRARVSTLTVVAVALLGFGPAASAATQVGFKAHSYAGFDAETSAGAITGQKPESKLWFNAGKWWAVMLSPPNNGAHTIWRLDDGGWVNTNVVVDGRAATKEDVLWTGSKLYVTSRSAGSSNLLRRFTWTGTTYTLDSGFPADLGITKPETLTIARDSLGTLWVTYEQDLNIYVKRSQGGLDTSWGAPFVIPVPGASGVLDDDISTIISFTDNIGPAIGVMWSNQSTDADYFAVHRDGDADSSWTVETALSGSNQAEDHFNLKTFEGRVYAAAKTEVKKGAQILIKLLVRSPGGSWASHNVATFAEGDTRPIAVLNVDPTQRKIYIFMTKGEGAAAVGIFYKVTGVDAIGFPSTATPFIQGPNGETINDATSTKQNTDATSGLVVLASDGDSYWWNRIGGGTPGASPNAVAGSASTTEDTPVQVTLNGNDADTCDLIFSVASAPSHGSLGAIANQACTNGSPNTDKATVTYTPATDYAGSDSFTFTVHDGTSASSPATISLTVNAVNDVPTALSGSTSTTTDTPVTVTLNGTDPESCSLTFAISQQPGHGSLGAITNQACVAGSPNADRATLTYTPAAGYTGSDSFKFTVNDGSLTSPAATISITIGAASAGITLRSASSAANPTATSLTISAPAGLAPGDVMLAGISVRGNTTIAPPAGWTFVRLDATSEFIFRQAVYFKVAGSEPASYSFTFNSNQAAAGGIAAYSGVNTANPIDAHSGQVSNFLRFATITAPSVTTTQNGAMLVGFFGMADNVTIAPPSGMTERWDVASNAGAFFMTQEGADALQPTAGASGSKVATAPVKGWNIGQLVALRPAGADPSPSPSPSPSPTKPPRG
- a CDS encoding DUF2391 family protein; translated protein: MAAKATRGTTPQDLMRGVAGGALLGVPLLYTQEVWDHGKTLDPSVILALFVTGFGLSVALSYYVGFRSGRTQRPFEDAVVGQGLSVLIALVLLFLLARIHFDMPAANVFGVLALTTIPIGIGFAIGNALAPQGGEEGSERMSGGQGDLLAAAGGAVVLALNIAPTEEPVRLAQELGWVRLALLVGMSLLLPYLIVFEAEFGGRHNRRGHAGATQHPSTETLLAYLVAFVLAAGMLWTFGRIDGINGPALAAVVVLAFPASLGAALGRMLV
- a CDS encoding 5,10-methylenetetrahydrofolate reductase; this encodes MNAAFLEKIEARAPGICLYGLVPPKLATPTDELRAIAAHQAERIERMDLDGVIVYDIGDESDRTPEPRPFPFLPVVLPDAYANEHLGRLRPAKIVYRRVNRDTPDSFVEWLTGDGRPDISVLVGAPTRRADLSLPLSDAYALVKKHAPDLVLGGIAIAERHTHRFDEHERILAKTEMGCRFFVTQSVYDVTSTKSLISDYSLALRDAPVSIILTFAPCGSEKTLEFMKWLGIAFPRWLENELRHAPDPLATSMKLCEELFAEIWDYARAKGVPVGVNVESVSIRKAEIDASVELAKRLRELTKR